Part of the Streptomyces europaeiscabiei genome is shown below.
GCCTCCTTCGTCACGGAACTCATCGTCAGCGAGCTGGTCACCAACGCCATCCGCTACGGCGGGTCCCCGATCCAGCTGCGGCTGATCCGCGAGACCACACTGATCTGCGAGGTCTCGGACTCCAGCAGCACCGCTCCGCACATGCGCCGGGCCCGCGCCTTCGACGAGGGCGGCCGTGGCCTCCTGCTCGTCGCCCAGCTCACCCAGCGCTGGGGCAGCCGCCACACCCGCACGGGCAAGACCATCTGGGCCGAGCAGGCTCTCCCCGACGAGGAGCAGAACGCGTAGACAGCCGACGGCGCCGACGACGGTGGAACTTCTTGACCGCCGGTCGACGCTCCACGATGCTGTGTTGCGGTAGGTGCGATGCGTACCGTATTAAGCAACTGCAGACTCAGGTCTCGTTACTGCCGAGGAGTGGCCATGGCTCACCAGGTCCGTGCTGTCGTCGCGCGGGGCAAGGGTGCCCCCGTCAGCCTGGAAACGATCATTGTGCCCGACCCCGGACCGGGGGAGGCCCTGGTGAAGATCGAGGCCTGCGGGGTCTGCCACACCGATCTGCACTACAGGGAGGGCGGCATCAACGACGAGTTCCCCTTCCTGCTGGGCCACGAGGCGGCCGGCGTCGTGGAGTCGGTGGGGGAGGGTGTCACCGATGTGGCCCCCGGTGACTTCGTCATCCTCAACTGGCGTGCGGTCTGCGGGCAGTGCCGGGCCTGTCTGCGCGGACGCCCGTGGTACTGCTTCAGCACCCACAACGCGAAGCAGAAGATGACCCTGCTGGACGGCACCGAGCTGTCTCCGGCGCTGGGTATCGGCGCGTTCGCGGAGAAGACGCTGGTGGCGGCGGGGCAGTGCACGAAGGTCGACCGCGCCGCCTCCGCGGCCGCCGCCGGTCTGCTGGGGTGCGGGGTGATGGCCGGCATCGGCGCGGCCATCAACACCGGCAACGTCGGGCGTGGTGACAGCGTGGCCGTCATCGGCTGTGGCGGCGTCGGGGCCGCGGCGGTCGTCGGGTCGAACCTGGCGGGCGCGGCGAAGATCATCGCGGTGGACATCGACGACGCCAAGCTGGACACCGCCAGGAAGCTGGGCGCGACCCACACCGTCAACTCGAAGAACGTCGACGCGGTCGAGGCGATCCGCGAGCTGACCGGCGGCTTCGGCGCCGACGTCGTCATCGAGGCGGTGGGCCGCCCGGAGACGTACAAGCAGGCCTTCTACGCCCGCGACCTGGCCGGCACGGTCGTCCTGGTCGGCGTCCCCACCCCGGAGATGAAGCTGGAGCTGCCCCTCCTCGACGTCTTCGGCCGCGGTGGCACGCTGAAGTCCTCCTGGTACGGCGACTGCCTGCCCTCCCGCGACTTCCCGATGCTCATCGACCTGTACCTCCAGGGTCGGCTGGACCTGGACGCCTTCGTCACGGAGACCATCGCGCTGGACGACGTGGAGAAGGCCTTCGAGCGGATGCACCGCGGCGACGTACTGCGCTCGGTCGTGGTCCTCTGATGGCCGCCCGCATCGAACATCTCGTCACCTCGGGGACGTTCTCACTGGACGGCGGCACCTGGGACGTCGACAACAACGTGTGGATCGTCGGCGACGACGAGGAGGCCGTCGTCATCGACGCCGCACACGACGCCGGGGCGATCGCCGAAGCCCTCGGCGGGCGCACGCTGCGGGCCATCGTGTGCACGCACGCCCACAACGACCACATCGACGCCGCGCCCGAACTCGCGGCGCGCACCGGGGCTCCGATCCTGCTCCACGCCGGCGACCTGCCGCTGTGGAAGCAGACCCATCCCGACCGGGCACCCGACGGCGAACTCACCGACGGCCAGGTCCTCACCGTGGCGGGTGTCGACCTGACCGTGCTGCACACTCCCGGCCACGCTCCCGGGGCGGTCTGTCTGTACGCGCCGGTCCTGACGGCTCTCTTCAGTGGCGACACCCTGTTCGCGGGCGGGCCGGGAGCGACGGGAAGGTCGTACAGCGACTTCCCGACCATCGTCGACTCGATCCGCGACCGGCTGCTGACGCTGCCCGGCGACACCGTCGTGCACACCGGACATGGTGATGCGACCACCGTCGGCGCGGAGTCCCCGCACCTCCAGGAGTGGATCGACCGCGGCTTCTGACCGCCCCCGCGACAACCCCCGCACGGCGCCCGTACCCCCCTGTTCCCGCAGGTGGTACGGGCGTTTCGGGCTGCCCCGAGGACGGTCGGCGGAGCCGCCCGAAGCGGGCCCTTCGACGCCTTGACAAGGATTCTGGGCGACCTCAGACTGTTGTTGCGCTTACCGCAATCCGTTTCGCTATACGCACCCGAGGTGTCATGATGATTCCCGCGTGCCGTCTCGCAGATCTCCCGCGAGGCGAGGCCATCCGGCTCGACATCGACCCGCCGGTCTCGGTGTTCCACACCGACGACGGCGAGGTGTTCGCCATCGACGACACCTGCACCCACCAGGACGCCTCGCTCGCCGACGGCTGGCTGGAGGGCTGCGAGGTGGAATGCCCGCTGCATGCTTCGAAGTTCGACCTGAGGACGGGTGCCGTCGACTCCCCGCCGGCCAAGCTTCCGGTCCGGACCCACGAGGTCGTCATCGAGGACGGCATGATCCACGTCCGGGTGTCCACGGACGCCCCCAATCTGCCGCCCTGCGTCGCGGCCCGGCTCGCCGGAGGTCCCGCGTGAGGACCGTGGCCGTCGTGGGCGCCTCGCTGGCCGGTCTGTCGGCGGCGCGCTCGTTGCGGAAACAGGGCTACGACGGACGGCTGGTCGTCATCGGCGACGAGTCCCACCGTCCGTACGACAGGCCCCCGCTGTCCAAGGAGTTCCTGGCCGGCGACCTGGGCGAGGCCGACCTCGCCCTGGAGACGGACGGCGAGGACCTGCGGGCCCAGTGGCTCCTCGGAGCCCGCGCCACCGGCCTGGACCGCACCCGGCGTGCGGTCCGGCTCGCCGACGGCAGGGAGATCCAGGCCGACGGCCTCGTCATCGCGACCGGCGCGGCCGCACGCCGGCTGCCCGGTTCCGAGGGCCTGGCCGGCGTCCACGTCCTGCGCACCCTGGACGACGCCCGCGCCCTGCGGGACGAACTGGTCCAGGGGGGACGGCTGGTCGTGATCGGCGGCGGATTCGTCGGCGCCGAGGTGGCCTCCACCGCCTATGCGCTCGGGCTGGAGGTGACGGTCGTCGAAGCGGCACCCACGCCCCTCGCCGCCCCGCTCGGCCAGGCCATGGGCAGCATCGTCTCCGCCCTCCATCTGGACCACGGCGTACGGCTGTTGTGTGGAGTCGGCGTCAAGGGCCTGAGCGGGGAGCGCAAGGTCGAGGCCGTCCTGCTGGAGGACGGCCGCAGCATCCCCGCCGACCTCGTCGTCGTGGGGGTGGGCGCACTCCCGTGCGTCGACTGGCTGGAAGGATCCGGCGTCGCGCTCGACAACGGCGTGAAGTGCGGCGCGGACGGCCGCACCAGCCTGGCCGGCGTGGTCGCGGTCGGCGACTGCGCCTCCTGGTACGACCCCCGCGCGGGCGAGCATCGCCGCGTGGAGCACTGGACCGGCGCACTGGAACGCCCGGCGGCGGCCGTCGCCACCCTGCTGGCCGGGGGAGCGGTGGAACCGGGTGTGCCCCGGCCGCCGTACTTCTGGTCGGACCAGTACGGCGTCAAGATCCAGTTCGCCGGTCACGCGGCCGGCGCCGACAGCGTGACGGTCGAGGAAGGCGCACCCGACGACCGCAACATCCTGGCGGTCTACCGGCGCGCCGGCCATCCGGTCGCCGTCCTCGGGATGAACCAGCCACGGCTGTTCACCCGTTGGCGCAAGCAGCTCGCCGCCGCGGCCTCCTGACCCGGCACGCGCTCCACCCCACGCTGCGGCCGCCACGGCACGCAGCGTCGCTTCACCTCCACCGCCGTCCGGATTCGCTCTTCCCGGCGCGTGACCGCCCGATCCACGACGTTCCTCCGAGGAGTGCCCTGTGACCTCGACCAGCCTGCCGGACAGCCTGATCGCCACCCTCCCCGGCTCCTCCTACACCGATCCCGCGATCTTCGCACTGGAACAGGAACGCATCTTCGAGACGATGTGGTTCTGCGCCGCCCGCTCCTCGGACCTGGCGAAGCCCGGTGCCTTCCGCACCGTCGACGTGGGCCGCGAGAGCATCCTGATCACCCGAGCCCGGGACAACTCGATCCGCGCCCACTTCAACGTCTGCCGGCACCGTGGGGCCAAGCTCTGCACGGAGGAGAGCGGCGAGGTCAAGCGGGCCTTCCAGTGCCCGTACCACGCCTGGACCTACGGCCTGGACGGCAAGCTCGTCGCGGCTCCCAACCTCACCAAGATGCCCGACGTCGGCCGCACCGAGTACGGCCTGGTGAGCGTGGCCGTCCGCGAATGGCTCGGCTACGTCTGGGTCTGTCTCGCGGAGAACCCGCCCTCGTTCGAGGAGGACGTGCTGGGCGCGGTCGTCGAGCGGCTCGGCGACGTCGAGTCGATCGAGCGCTACGACATCGACAACCTCTCGGTGGGCAAGCGGATCGTCTACGACGTCAAGGCCAACTGGAAGCTCATCATCGAGAACTTCATGGAGTGCTACCACTGCGCCACGATCCACCCCGAACTCACCGAGGTGCTGCCCGAGTTCGCGGACGGCTACGCGGCCCAGTACTACGTCGGGCACGGCGCCGAGTTCGGTGAGGAGGTCCAGGGCTTCACGGTGGACGGCTCCGAGGGGCTGGACCGCATTCCCGGCGTCGCCGAGGACCAGGACCGCCGCTACTACGCGATCACCGTCAGGCCGCAGGTCTTCATCAACCTCGTCCCCGACCATGTGATCTTCCACCGGATGTACCCGGTGGCCGTAGACCGCACGATCGTCGAGTGCGACTGGCTCTACCTCCCGCACGTCGTCGAGAGCGGCAAGGACGTCAGCCGGTCCGTGGAACTCTTCGACCGGGTCAACCGGCAGGACTTCGAGGCGTGCGAGCGGACGCAGCCCGGAATGCACTCACGGCTGTATGCCAAGGGCGGTGTACTGGTGCCCAGCGAGCACCACATAGGCGCCTTCCACGACTGGGTGACCGAGCGCCTGGGCGGCTCGCAGTAGCCGGGCGGGTCAGCCCAGGTAGCCCATGCGGTGGCTGATCTCCTCGGCGCCCTTGATCAGCACGGGGGCCAGCTCGCGCATCCGCTCCTCGGTGAACCGGTACGAGGGGCCGGAGGCGGTGAGCGCCGCTATGACCTCGCCCTCCCGGTCGAGCACCGGCGCGGCCATGGCGTGCAGGCCGATCTCCAGCTCCTCCTGGGTCCAGGCGTAACCGGCCTCCCGTACCTCGACGAGGTGCTTCTCCAGCTTCGTCCTCGAGGTGATGGTGTGCGGTGTGACCTTCTTGAGGCCGGCCTCGGCGAGCAGCGCGGCGCGCTGCTTGGCGGGCAGATAGGCCAGCAGGACCTTGCCGCTCGACGTCGCGTGCAACGGGGTGAGCTGGCCGACCCAGTTGTGCGCGGTGACCGCTCCGGGACCGCGCACCTGGTAGAGGTTGACCGCGTAGTGCTCCTGCAGCACGGCGATGTTGACGGTCTCGCCGATCTCCTCGGCCAGGCTCTCGCAGACGGGGCGGCCCTGCTGGGTGATGTCGATGCGTCCCGTCACCGCGCCGGCCAGGCGTACGATGCCGAAGCCGAGGCGGTACTTGCCCCGCTCGCCCGCCTGCTCCACCAGGCCGCGCGCCTCCAGGGCGCCGAGAAGGCGGAAGGCGGTGGACTTGTGAACTTCGATTTCCGCGGCCACTTCGCTGACGCCCGCCTCGCCCCGGTGGGCCAGGATCTCCATCACGCTGATGGCGCGGTCCACGGACTGCACTCCGCCGGCCTGCGAGTTCGAGGTCTCCGTGTCGTTGCTGTAGTTGCTCACAGTGAAACTATACGCGTAGTAAACAACACCATTGCAAGTAACGACGGCGAAACACTGACCTTGCAAGTTGCGTTGTTCGCAACCTAGTGCGTATAGCGCTACTCGACTAGCATGCTCGCGTATCTACGGCGCGAGCGAGACGAGGCACCATGGCTCCCTTGCAATACGACTTCGTCATCGTCGGCGGCGGATCAGCCGGCTGTGCATTGGCGAACAGACTCTCCGCGGACCCGGCGAACCGGGTGCTGGTGCTGGAGGCCGGCCGGTCCGACTACCCGTGGGATGTCTTCATCCACATGCCCGCGGCGCTGACCTATCCGATCGGCAGCCGGTTCTACGACTGGAAGTACGAGTCCGAGCCCGAACCCCACATGGGCAACCGCCGCGTCTACCACGCCCGCGGCAAGGTGCTGGGCGGCTCCAGCAGCATCAACGGCATGATCTTCCAGCGCGGCAACCCCATGGACTACGAACGCTGGGCGGCCGACGCGGGGATGCAGAACTGGGACTACGCGCACTGTCTGCCGTACTTCCGGCGCATGGAGAACTGTCTCGCCGCCGACCCGGACGACGAGTTCCGCGGCCACGACGGCCCCCTCGTCCTCGAACGGGGCCCCGCGACCAACCCCCTCTTCGGTGCCTTCCTCAAGGCCACCGAGGAGGCGGGCTACGCACCCACGGACGACGTCAACGGCTACCGGCAGGAAGGCTTCGCCAAGTTCGACCGCAACGTCCACCGCGGACGTCGGCTCTCGGCCTCGAAGGCGTACCTCAAGCCCGCCACCAAGCGGCCCAACCTCACCGTGAAGACCCGTGCCCTCGTCACCCGTGTCCTCTTCGAGGGCAAGCGCGCCGTCGGTGTCGAGTACCGGCGCGGGCGCGGCGCCCCCCAGCAGGTCCGCGCCGGGGAAGTGATTCTCAGCGGCGGCGCGATCAACTCCCCGCAGCTGCTGCAGCTCTCCGGCGTCGGCAACGCCGAGGAGCTGAGCGCCCTCGGCATCGACGTCGTCCACGACCTCCCGGGCGTCGGCGAGAACATGCAGGACCACCTGGAGGTCTACGTCCAGTACGCCTGCAAGCAGCCGGTCTCCATGCAGCCGTACATGGCGAAGTGGCGCGCGCCCTTCATCGGGCTGCAGTGGCTCTTCCGCAAGGGCCCCGCCGCCACCAACCACTTCGAGGCCGGCGGGTTCGCCCGCAGCAACGAGGACGTCGAGTACCCCAACCTGATGTTCCACTTCCTGCCGATCGCCGTCCGCTACGACGGCTCCTCGCCGGCCGGCGGCCACGGCTACCAGGTGCACGTGGGACCGATGTACTCCGACGCCATCGGCTCGGTGAAGATCAAGAGCAAGGACCCGCGCGAACACCCCGCGCTGCGGTTCAACTACCTCTCCACGGAGCAGGACCGCCGTGAGTGGGTCGAGGCGATCCGCGTGGCCCGCAAGCTCCTCAGCCAGCCCGCGCTCGCCCCGTACAACGACGGGGAGGTCTCGCCCGGGCCGCAGGTGGAGTCGGACGAGGAGATCCTCGCCTGGGTCGCGAAGGAGGGCGAGACCGCCCTGCACCCGTCCTGCACCTGCAAGATGGGCCCCTCCACCGACGAGATGGCCGTCGTCGACCCGGACAGCCTGCGGGTGCACGGCGTCGAGGGGCTGCGCGTGGTGGACGCGTCGGTGATGCCGTACGTCACCAACGGCAACATCTACGCACCGGTGATGATGATCGCGGAGAAGGCCGCCGACCTGATCCTGGGCAAGGAGCCGCTGGCGCCGTCCAAGGCCGCGTACTACCGCCACCGTGACGCCCAGCAGCAGGCGGGGTAGGGGTTGAGCGCCGCAGGACTCCGGGCGCTGCTGAACGGCGTCCGCTACGAGGTGCTGCCCGCGAAGGCGACCGAGGACAAGGTCCTCGCCCATGTTCCGCGCGACGTCGTCGTCACCGTGACGGCGTCGCCGGTCAAGGGCCTGGAACCCACCCTCGACCTGACCGCCCGGCTCGCGGCGCACGGCCACCGCGTCGTCCCGCACGTGCCCGCGCGGCTGCTGCGGGACGACGCGCACCTCAAGGACGTCGTCGACCGGCTCCGTGCGGCGGGCGTGGACGACGTCTTCGTCCCGGCGGGCGACGCCGACCCGCCGGCCGGGGCCTACGACGGGGCGCTGCCGGTGCTCCGCGGGCTGAGTGAGCTGGGGGCGCCCTTCGCGCGCGTCGGTGTCACCGGCTACCCCGAGAGCCATCCGCTCATCCACGACGACATCACCGTCCAGGCGATGTGGGACAAGCGCGAGCACGCCACGTACATCGTGAGCAACCTGTGCTTCGACCCGCGCGTGCTCGGGGAGTGGATCGCCCGGATACGGGGCCGGGGCATCGCCCTGCCCGTGCACGTCGGTGTCGCCGGCCCCGTTCAGCGGGCGAAGCTGCTGTCCATGGCGACGAAGATCGGTGTGGGCGAGTCGACGCGCTTCCTGACGAAGCACCCGTCGTGGTTCCTGCGGTTCGCGACGCCCGGGGGGTACACGCCGGAGAGGCTGCTGACGCGTACCGAGGAGGCGCTCACCGCGCCCGCGTCGGGGGTGGCCGGGCTGCACCTGTTCACGTTCAACCAGATCGCCGAGACGGAGGCGTGGCGCCGCGCGCTGCTGGAGCGCCTCGGCGGCTGAAGGAGCCCCACGGCCGTATACGAAGACGGACGGGCCCGGAGCGGCAAAGAGGCAGAGCGGCAAGGGGCGGATCAACAAAGGGCGGAGCCGGAAGTCCGGCTCCGCCCGCAGTCCTGCCGTATCGCTCAGCGGAAGACCACCGTGCGGTTGCCGTCCACCATGACGCGGCTCTCGCTGTGCCACTTCACCGCGTGGGCGAGGACCTGCGCCTCGACGTCCCGGCCGACGGTGACCAGGTCGCCGGGGTCCAGCGAGTGGTCGACCCTGACCACGTCCTGCTCGATGATCTGCCCCTCGTCCAGGTCCGAGGTCACGTAGTGCGCGGTGGCGCCGACGAGCTTCACCCCGCGGTCGTAGGCCTGGTCGTACGGCTTCGCGCCCTTGAAGCTGGGGAGGAAGGAGTGGTGGATGTTGATGGCGCGGCCCTCGAACTGCTTGCACAGGTCGTCGGAGAGGATCTGCATGTAGCGGGCCAGCACCACCAGGTCGATGTCCAGGTCGCGGACCAGCTCCAGCAGGCGCGCCTCGCCCTCGGCCTTGGTGTCCCTGGTGACCGGGATGTGGTGGAAGGGGATGCCGTAGGTGTCCGCCAGCCCCTCGAAGTCCCGGTGGTTGGAGACGATCGCGGGGATCTCGATGTTGAGGGTGCCGGTGCGCGAGCGGAAGAGCAGGTCGTTCAGGCAGTGACCGAACCTGGACACCATGATGAGCGTCCGGGTCGGGGTCGACGCCTCGCTCAGGACCCAGGTGATGCCGTACGCCTCGGCCACGGGACCGAATCGGTAACGCAGAGTTTTCAGGTTCGCGTCCGGGTCGGAGACGTCGAAGTGGACCCTCATGAAGAATCGGCCCTGGCGACGGTCGTCGAACTGCTGGCTCTCCAGGATGTTGCCCGAGTTCCTGACGAGGAAGCCGCTCACCGCGTGGACCAGTCCGGCGCTGTCGGGACAGGAGAGGGTGAGGACGAACTCACGGCCAGGTTGCGGTCGAGGGGACATGATGGCCTCCGTCGGTGCGTATTGCACAACATGGTGAGCGATACGCAACATGGTCGGCTCGACGCCGCTCGCGGTCAAGAGTCGTCGGGTAAGTGCTCTCATGGTGAAATCGTCATCAGCCAACCCCTTGACGTATGTCTATGGCATTCGCAAAGGTGTTCCACCACAAGCAATTGAATGCACGATGCGCAACGCATTTCAGCTGAAGGGCTTGGCGCGTGGCAGATCTGTATGTGGCTGGGGAATGGCGGGATCCGGTGGCCGGAGGGCGCCGGGAGATCCGCTGTCCCGCTGATGGCACGCTCACCGCGACCGTTTCGGAAGGGACACGTCCCGACACCGAGGCGGCGATCGCCGCGGCCCGCGGCGCCTTCGACGAGGGACCCTGGCCGCAGACCCCCGAGCGGGAGCGCGGAGCGTTGCTGCTGCGCACCGCCGACATCGTCGAGCGCGACTCCAAGGAGTTCGCCCGCGCCGAGTCGCTGGACTCCGGAAAGCGGCTCGTCGAGAGCGAGTACGACATCGCCGACGTCGTCTCCTGCTTCCGCTACTACGGCGGTCTCGGCGGAACCGACGCCGGCCGGGTGATCGACACCGGACGCGACGACGCCGT
Proteins encoded:
- the purU gene encoding formyltetrahydrofolate deformylase; translation: MSPRPQPGREFVLTLSCPDSAGLVHAVSGFLVRNSGNILESQQFDDRRQGRFFMRVHFDVSDPDANLKTLRYRFGPVAEAYGITWVLSEASTPTRTLIMVSRFGHCLNDLLFRSRTGTLNIEIPAIVSNHRDFEGLADTYGIPFHHIPVTRDTKAEGEARLLELVRDLDIDLVVLARYMQILSDDLCKQFEGRAINIHHSFLPSFKGAKPYDQAYDRGVKLVGATAHYVTSDLDEGQIIEQDVVRVDHSLDPGDLVTVGRDVEAQVLAHAVKWHSESRVMVDGNRTVVFR
- the betA gene encoding choline dehydrogenase codes for the protein MAPLQYDFVIVGGGSAGCALANRLSADPANRVLVLEAGRSDYPWDVFIHMPAALTYPIGSRFYDWKYESEPEPHMGNRRVYHARGKVLGGSSSINGMIFQRGNPMDYERWAADAGMQNWDYAHCLPYFRRMENCLAADPDDEFRGHDGPLVLERGPATNPLFGAFLKATEEAGYAPTDDVNGYRQEGFAKFDRNVHRGRRLSASKAYLKPATKRPNLTVKTRALVTRVLFEGKRAVGVEYRRGRGAPQQVRAGEVILSGGAINSPQLLQLSGVGNAEELSALGIDVVHDLPGVGENMQDHLEVYVQYACKQPVSMQPYMAKWRAPFIGLQWLFRKGPAATNHFEAGGFARSNEDVEYPNLMFHFLPIAVRYDGSSPAGGHGYQVHVGPMYSDAIGSVKIKSKDPREHPALRFNYLSTEQDRREWVEAIRVARKLLSQPALAPYNDGEVSPGPQVESDEEILAWVAKEGETALHPSCTCKMGPSTDEMAVVDPDSLRVHGVEGLRVVDASVMPYVTNGNIYAPVMMIAEKAADLILGKEPLAPSKAAYYRHRDAQQQAG
- a CDS encoding methylenetetrahydrofolate reductase; amino-acid sequence: MSAAGLRALLNGVRYEVLPAKATEDKVLAHVPRDVVVTVTASPVKGLEPTLDLTARLAAHGHRVVPHVPARLLRDDAHLKDVVDRLRAAGVDDVFVPAGDADPPAGAYDGALPVLRGLSELGAPFARVGVTGYPESHPLIHDDITVQAMWDKREHATYIVSNLCFDPRVLGEWIARIRGRGIALPVHVGVAGPVQRAKLLSMATKIGVGESTRFLTKHPSWFLRFATPGGYTPERLLTRTEEALTAPASGVAGLHLFTFNQIAETEAWRRALLERLGG
- a CDS encoding NAD(P)/FAD-dependent oxidoreductase, which produces MRTVAVVGASLAGLSAARSLRKQGYDGRLVVIGDESHRPYDRPPLSKEFLAGDLGEADLALETDGEDLRAQWLLGARATGLDRTRRAVRLADGREIQADGLVIATGAAARRLPGSEGLAGVHVLRTLDDARALRDELVQGGRLVVIGGGFVGAEVASTAYALGLEVTVVEAAPTPLAAPLGQAMGSIVSALHLDHGVRLLCGVGVKGLSGERKVEAVLLEDGRSIPADLVVVGVGALPCVDWLEGSGVALDNGVKCGADGRTSLAGVVAVGDCASWYDPRAGEHRRVEHWTGALERPAAAVATLLAGGAVEPGVPRPPYFWSDQYGVKIQFAGHAAGADSVTVEEGAPDDRNILAVYRRAGHPVAVLGMNQPRLFTRWRKQLAAAAS
- a CDS encoding bifunctional 3-phenylpropionate/cinnamic acid dioxygenase ferredoxin subunit translates to MMIPACRLADLPRGEAIRLDIDPPVSVFHTDDGEVFAIDDTCTHQDASLADGWLEGCEVECPLHASKFDLRTGAVDSPPAKLPVRTHEVVIEDGMIHVRVSTDAPNLPPCVAARLAGGPA
- a CDS encoding MBL fold metallo-hydrolase — protein: MAARIEHLVTSGTFSLDGGTWDVDNNVWIVGDDEEAVVIDAAHDAGAIAEALGGRTLRAIVCTHAHNDHIDAAPELAARTGAPILLHAGDLPLWKQTHPDRAPDGELTDGQVLTVAGVDLTVLHTPGHAPGAVCLYAPVLTALFSGDTLFAGGPGATGRSYSDFPTIVDSIRDRLLTLPGDTVVHTGHGDATTVGAESPHLQEWIDRGF
- a CDS encoding aromatic ring-hydroxylating oxygenase subunit alpha, encoding MTSTSLPDSLIATLPGSSYTDPAIFALEQERIFETMWFCAARSSDLAKPGAFRTVDVGRESILITRARDNSIRAHFNVCRHRGAKLCTEESGEVKRAFQCPYHAWTYGLDGKLVAAPNLTKMPDVGRTEYGLVSVAVREWLGYVWVCLAENPPSFEEDVLGAVVERLGDVESIERYDIDNLSVGKRIVYDVKANWKLIIENFMECYHCATIHPELTEVLPEFADGYAAQYYVGHGAEFGEEVQGFTVDGSEGLDRIPGVAEDQDRRYYAITVRPQVFINLVPDHVIFHRMYPVAVDRTIVECDWLYLPHVVESGKDVSRSVELFDRVNRQDFEACERTQPGMHSRLYAKGGVLVPSEHHIGAFHDWVTERLGGSQ
- a CDS encoding IclR family transcriptional regulator, coding for MQSVDRAISVMEILAHRGEAGVSEVAAEIEVHKSTAFRLLGALEARGLVEQAGERGKYRLGFGIVRLAGAVTGRIDITQQGRPVCESLAEEIGETVNIAVLQEHYAVNLYQVRGPGAVTAHNWVGQLTPLHATSSGKVLLAYLPAKQRAALLAEAGLKKVTPHTITSRTKLEKHLVEVREAGYAWTQEELEIGLHAMAAPVLDREGEVIAALTASGPSYRFTEERMRELAPVLIKGAEEISHRMGYLG
- a CDS encoding S-(hydroxymethyl)mycothiol dehydrogenase yields the protein MAHQVRAVVARGKGAPVSLETIIVPDPGPGEALVKIEACGVCHTDLHYREGGINDEFPFLLGHEAAGVVESVGEGVTDVAPGDFVILNWRAVCGQCRACLRGRPWYCFSTHNAKQKMTLLDGTELSPALGIGAFAEKTLVAAGQCTKVDRAASAAAAGLLGCGVMAGIGAAINTGNVGRGDSVAVIGCGGVGAAAVVGSNLAGAAKIIAVDIDDAKLDTARKLGATHTVNSKNVDAVEAIRELTGGFGADVVIEAVGRPETYKQAFYARDLAGTVVLVGVPTPEMKLELPLLDVFGRGGTLKSSWYGDCLPSRDFPMLIDLYLQGRLDLDAFVTETIALDDVEKAFERMHRGDVLRSVVVL